The following are encoded together in the Microterricola viridarii genome:
- a CDS encoding arylsulfatase has translation MAAQFRGTVGIDIRDSEPDWTPFEPVKAPPGSPNVVYIVLDDVGYSAMSAYGGPIDTPNIERVAADGVRYTQWHTTALCSPTRSCLLTGRNHTNNSMACITEAAIGFPNASGTIPPANGMLSEILGEAGWNTYIVGKWHLCPDDEMNVASTRRNWPSGRGFERFYGFLGAETNQWYPDIVYDNHPTDQPRLPEEGYHFSEDITDKALEFIRDAKAIAPDKPFFLYYAPGAAHAPHHAPKEWADRYAGRFDAGYEAMRAETLARQKSLGIVPADTELPPVNPLGTSTTRQSGTGIPFPVMDDTRPWDSLSADEKRLFSRMAEVYAGFLSHADHQIGRVIDYLESIDERENTLVIVVSDNGASGEGGPNGSVNEMKFANGLVDDISDNLAMLDELGGVRTYNHYPNGWAMAFNTPFKMWKRYEYNGGICDPCIISWPSGMSARGELREQYHHAIDIVPTVLDVLGVEAPSHIKGHEQSRIDGVSMRYSFDAAQSPTTRRTQFYSMLGSRAIWHDGWKAITTHPTLSGWSHFGDDEWELYHTDVDRAETHNLAQEQPAKLQELISLWFAEAGANQAFPLDDRSALEIMLTPRPVLAGARERYVYFPGTADVPESQSVNLRNRSFSIGALVDLSQGSEGVLFAQGSRFGGHALYIKDGRLHYANNFVGIVEQRVDATEDLPVGEQLIIGASFAKDGEEAPGVATGILSLFCGDKMLGSGRIKTQPGKFSIAGEGLTVGRDSGAPVTEDYPGIAPWRFTGGTLHRVRVDVSGEPYLDLEREAQAMLMRE, from the coding sequence CAGTTGGCATCGACATCCGGGACTCAGAGCCCGACTGGACCCCGTTCGAGCCCGTGAAGGCTCCCCCCGGCTCACCCAATGTCGTCTACATTGTGCTCGACGATGTCGGCTACTCGGCGATGTCCGCCTATGGCGGCCCGATCGACACCCCGAACATCGAGCGGGTCGCCGCCGACGGGGTGCGCTACACCCAGTGGCACACCACCGCGCTCTGCTCGCCGACCCGGTCGTGCCTGCTCACCGGGCGCAACCACACCAACAACAGCATGGCGTGCATCACCGAGGCGGCGATCGGCTTCCCCAACGCGAGCGGCACGATCCCGCCGGCGAACGGGATGCTCTCCGAGATCCTCGGCGAGGCGGGCTGGAACACCTACATCGTGGGCAAGTGGCACCTCTGCCCCGACGACGAGATGAATGTCGCGTCGACCAGGCGGAACTGGCCGAGCGGGCGCGGCTTCGAGCGCTTCTACGGCTTCCTCGGCGCCGAGACGAACCAGTGGTACCCGGACATCGTCTACGACAACCACCCGACGGATCAGCCGCGGCTCCCCGAGGAGGGCTACCACTTCTCCGAGGACATCACCGACAAGGCGCTCGAGTTCATCCGGGACGCCAAGGCGATCGCCCCGGACAAGCCGTTCTTCCTCTACTACGCCCCCGGGGCGGCCCACGCCCCGCATCACGCGCCCAAGGAATGGGCCGACCGATACGCCGGCCGCTTCGACGCCGGGTACGAGGCGATGCGCGCCGAGACGCTGGCCCGCCAGAAGTCACTCGGGATCGTGCCGGCGGACACCGAGCTCCCCCCGGTCAACCCCCTCGGCACCTCCACCACGCGGCAGAGCGGCACCGGCATCCCGTTCCCGGTGATGGACGACACTCGCCCGTGGGATTCCTTGAGCGCGGACGAGAAGCGACTGTTCAGTCGCATGGCCGAGGTCTACGCCGGTTTCCTCTCGCACGCCGATCACCAGATCGGCCGGGTGATCGACTATCTGGAGTCGATCGACGAGCGGGAGAACACGCTCGTGATCGTCGTCTCCGACAACGGCGCGAGCGGCGAGGGCGGCCCGAACGGATCGGTGAACGAGATGAAGTTCGCGAACGGACTGGTCGACGACATCTCCGACAACCTCGCCATGCTGGACGAGCTCGGCGGCGTGCGCACCTACAACCACTACCCGAACGGCTGGGCGATGGCCTTCAACACCCCGTTCAAGATGTGGAAGCGCTACGAGTACAACGGAGGGATCTGCGACCCGTGCATCATCTCCTGGCCCTCCGGCATGAGCGCCCGCGGCGAGCTGCGGGAGCAGTACCACCACGCGATCGACATCGTCCCGACGGTGCTCGATGTTCTCGGCGTCGAGGCCCCGAGCCACATCAAGGGCCATGAGCAGAGCCGGATCGACGGGGTCAGCATGCGCTACTCCTTCGACGCCGCTCAGTCGCCGACAACGCGCCGAACCCAGTTCTACTCCATGCTCGGCTCCCGGGCGATCTGGCACGACGGGTGGAAGGCGATCACCACCCACCCGACCCTGAGCGGCTGGAGCCATTTCGGCGACGACGAGTGGGAGCTCTACCACACCGATGTGGACCGCGCCGAGACGCACAACCTGGCGCAGGAGCAGCCGGCGAAGCTGCAGGAGCTCATCTCGCTGTGGTTTGCCGAGGCCGGCGCCAACCAGGCGTTCCCGCTCGACGACCGCTCGGCGCTCGAGATCATGCTGACCCCGCGCCCTGTGCTCGCCGGGGCACGGGAACGCTACGTCTACTTTCCCGGGACAGCGGACGTGCCGGAGTCGCAGTCCGTCAACCTCCGCAACCGCTCCTTCTCCATCGGCGCACTCGTCGACCTGAGCCAGGGATCGGAGGGCGTGCTGTTCGCCCAGGGCTCTCGCTTCGGCGGGCACGCGCTGTACATCAAGGACGGCCGCCTGCACTACGCGAACAACTTCGTCGGGATCGTCGAGCAGCGGGTGGATGCCACAGAGGACCTGCCCGTCGGCGAGCAGCTGATCATCGGCGCGTCATTCGCCAAGGACGGGGAGGAAGCCCCCGGCGTCGCCACCGGCATCCTCAGCCTGTTCTGCGGAGACAAGATGCTCGGATCGGGACGCATCAAGACCCAGCCAGGTAAGTTCTCCATCGCCGGCGAGGGGCTCACGGTGGGCCGCGACAGCGGCGCCCCAGTGACCGAGGACTACCCGGGAATCGCACCTTGGCGGTTCACCGGCGGAACCCTGCACCGGGTGCGCGTTGACGTCAGCGGCGAACCCTACCTCGACCTCGAGCGCGAGGCGCAGGCGATGTTGATGCGGGAGTGA
- a CDS encoding FAD-binding dehydrogenase encodes MTNRIDAIVIGAGLSGLVAAAELVEAGKRVLIIEQEPEASLGGQAWWSFGGLFLIDSPEQRRMGVKDNAELARQDWAGTAGFDRDEDAWPRRWAEAYLDFAANEKRDWLHAKGVRFFPVVGWAERGSGTATGHGNSVPRFHITWGTGPGILEPFIARVRDGVQAGLVTAKHRHQVDELIVEDGRVAGVRGSVLAPSTAARGEASSREVVGEFEYRAPAVIVASGGIGGNHDLVRKAWPARLGTPPAEMLSGVPAHVDGRMLGIAETAGARLINGDRMWHYTEGITNWDPVWAQHGIRVLPGPSSLWFDGGGKRLPVPLFPGFDTLGTLEHLRTTGHDHSWFVLTQKIIEKEFALSGSEQNPDLTGKDVKLLAKRVAPGAPGPVEAFKRNGVDFVVADTLDELLTGMQALTPDTPIDTAGVRAEVEARDREIDNDFSKDLQVVALRGARNYRGDKLIRVASPHKLLDPKAGPLIAVKLHILTRKSLGGIETNLDGQVLDAGGEPITGLYAVGEASGFGGGGMHGYRALEGTFLGGCLFSGRQAGRAVAAL; translated from the coding sequence ATGACCAACCGCATCGACGCGATCGTCATCGGAGCGGGCCTCTCCGGCCTGGTCGCCGCCGCTGAACTGGTGGAGGCCGGGAAGCGCGTGCTGATCATCGAGCAAGAGCCGGAGGCCAGCCTCGGCGGGCAAGCCTGGTGGAGCTTCGGCGGCCTGTTCCTCATCGACTCCCCCGAGCAACGCCGGATGGGCGTGAAAGACAACGCCGAACTCGCCCGGCAGGACTGGGCGGGCACCGCCGGTTTCGACCGCGACGAGGATGCCTGGCCGCGCCGCTGGGCCGAGGCATACCTGGATTTCGCCGCAAACGAGAAGCGCGATTGGCTGCACGCCAAGGGCGTGCGCTTCTTCCCCGTCGTCGGCTGGGCAGAGCGAGGTAGCGGCACGGCGACCGGCCACGGCAACTCGGTGCCGCGCTTCCACATCACCTGGGGCACCGGCCCCGGCATCCTGGAGCCCTTCATCGCGCGCGTTCGGGACGGCGTGCAGGCGGGGCTTGTCACGGCCAAGCACCGGCACCAGGTCGACGAGCTGATCGTCGAGGACGGCCGCGTCGCCGGCGTGCGCGGCAGCGTGCTCGCACCGAGCACCGCCGCCCGCGGCGAGGCGAGCAGCCGCGAGGTCGTTGGCGAGTTCGAGTATCGCGCCCCCGCCGTGATCGTCGCCTCCGGAGGCATCGGTGGCAACCACGATCTGGTGCGGAAGGCGTGGCCGGCCCGGCTTGGCACCCCTCCGGCCGAGATGCTGAGCGGTGTTCCCGCGCACGTCGACGGGCGGATGCTGGGCATCGCCGAGACCGCGGGGGCCCGGCTGATCAACGGCGACCGGATGTGGCACTACACCGAGGGCATCACCAATTGGGACCCGGTGTGGGCCCAGCACGGCATCCGCGTCTTGCCGGGGCCGTCCTCGCTCTGGTTCGACGGCGGCGGCAAGCGGCTGCCCGTTCCGCTGTTCCCCGGTTTTGACACGCTCGGCACCCTGGAGCACCTGCGCACGACCGGCCACGACCATAGCTGGTTCGTGCTCACCCAGAAGATCATCGAGAAGGAGTTCGCTCTCTCGGGCAGCGAACAAAACCCCGATCTGACCGGCAAAGACGTGAAGTTGCTGGCCAAGCGTGTCGCACCCGGCGCGCCGGGCCCGGTGGAGGCGTTCAAGCGCAACGGCGTCGACTTCGTCGTGGCTGACACGCTCGACGAGCTGCTGACCGGTATGCAGGCGCTCACCCCGGACACGCCCATCGACACGGCGGGCGTGCGCGCCGAGGTGGAGGCGCGCGACCGTGAGATCGACAACGACTTCAGCAAGGACCTGCAGGTGGTGGCCCTGCGCGGCGCGCGCAACTACCGCGGAGACAAGCTGATCCGGGTCGCCAGCCCGCACAAGTTGCTCGACCCGAAGGCCGGGCCGCTGATCGCCGTCAAGCTGCACATCCTGACCAGGAAGAGCCTCGGCGGCATCGAGACCAACCTCGACGGGCAGGTGCTGGATGCCGGCGGCGAGCCGATCACAGGCCTGTACGCGGTTGGCGAGGCCAGCGGCTTCGGCG